The following coding sequences are from one Cygnus olor isolate bCygOlo1 chromosome 2, bCygOlo1.pri.v2, whole genome shotgun sequence window:
- the LOC121065300 gene encoding tubulin beta-2 chain, whose translation MREIVHIQAGQCGNQIGAKFWEVISDEHGIDPTGSYHGDSDLQLERINVYYNEATGNKYVPRAILVDLEPGTMDSVRSGPFGQIFRPDNFVFGQSGAGNNWAKGHYTEGAELVDSVLDVVRKESESCDCLQGFQLTHSLGGGTGSGMGTLLISKIREEYPDRIMNTFSVMPSPKVSDTVVEPYNATLSVHQLVENTDETYCIDNEALYDICFRTLKLTTPTYGDLNHLVSATMSGVTTCLRFPGQLNADLRKLAVNMVPFPRLHFFMPGFAPLTSRGSQQYRALTVPELTQQMFDSKNMMAACDPRHGRYLTVAAIFRGRMSMKEVDEQMLNVQNKNSSYFVEWIPNNVKTAVCDIPPRGLKMSATFIGNSTAIQELFKRISEQFTAMFRRKAFLHWYTGEGMDEMEFTEAESNMNDLVSEYQQYQDATADEQGEFEEEGEEDEA comes from the exons TTCTGGGAGGTGATCAGCGACGAGCACGGCATCGACCCCACCGGCAGCTACCACGGGGACAGCGacctgcagctggagaggaTCAACGTCTACTACAATGAAGCCACCG GTAACAAGTACGTCCCCCGTGCCATCCTGGTGGACCTGGAGCCCGGCACGATGGACTCGGTGCGCTCCGGCCCCTTTGGGCAGATCTTCCGACCAGACAACTTTGTCTTCG GACAGAGTGGGGCTGGCAACAACTGGGCCAAGGGGCACTACACTGAGGGCGCCGAGCTGGTGGACTCTGTGCTGGACGTGGTGAGGAAGGAGTCGGAGAGCTGCGACTGCCTGCAGGGCTTCCAGCTGACCCACTCGCTGGGCGGCGGCACCGGCTCGGGCATGGGCACCCTGCTCATCAGCAAGATCCGCGAGGAGTACCCCGACCGCATCATGAACACCTTCAGCGTCATGCCCTCCCCCAAGGTGTCGGACACGGTGGTGGAGCCCTACAATGCCACCCTTTCTGTGCACCAGCTGGTGGAGAACACGGACGAGACCTACTGCATCGACAACGAGGCCCTGTACGACATCTGCTTCCGCACCCTGAAGCTCACCACTCCCACGTACGGGGACCTCAACCACCTGGTGTCGGCCACCATGAGCGGCGTGACCACCTGCCTCCGCTTCCCCGGCCAGCTGAACGCCGACCTGCGCAAGCTGGCGGTCAACATGGTGCCTTTCCCCCGGCTGCACTTCTTCATGCCGGGCTTCGCCCCCCTGACGAGCCGCGGCAGCCAGCAGTACCGCGCCCTGACGGTGCCCGAGCTCACGCAGCAGATGTTCGACTCCAAGAACATGATGGCCGCCTGCGACCCCCGCCACGGCCGCTACCTGACGGTGGCGGCCATCTTCCGCGGCCGCATGTCCATGAAGGAGGTGGACGAGCAAATGCTCAACGTGCAGAACAAGAACAGCAGCTACTTCGTGGAGTGGATCCCCAACAACGTCAAGACGGCCGTCTGCGACATCCCGCCGCGCGGCCTCAAGATGTCCGCCACCTTCATAGGCAACAGCACGGCCATCCAGGAGCTCTTCAAGAGGATCTCGGAGCAGTTCACGGCCATGTTCCGCCGCAAGGCTTTCTTGCACTGGTACACCGGCGAGGGCATGGATGAAATGGAGTTCACCGAGGCCGAGAGCAACATGAACGACCTGGTCTCAGAGTACCAGCAATACCAGGATGCCACTGCTGACGAGCAGGGTGAATttgaagaggagggagaagaggatgAAGCGTAA